One Chryseobacterium indoltheticum DNA segment encodes these proteins:
- a CDS encoding rhamnogalacturonan acetylesterase — translation MKIKIIIPLILLVVFIGVSFQKLQEKPVLYIIGDSTVQNGSGKGADSLWGWGSFMNLYFNTDKIEIQNHAKGGRSSRTFITEGRWDSIMKTIKKGDYVLMQFGHNDGGELADTLRARGTIKGIGNESKDIYNPIRKVNETVYTYGYYMRKYASEAKAKGAIPIIVSPIPRNKFNEKGKIEKDQYGIWAQEVAKQTGAYFIDLNELVIEKYEQMGQEKVKGYFPKDHTHTNEAGATLNAELVAEGVRNLKECELKNYLKRK, via the coding sequence ATGAAAATCAAAATCATTATTCCGCTTATCTTATTGGTTGTATTTATTGGAGTTTCATTTCAAAAACTTCAGGAGAAACCTGTTCTTTACATTATCGGAGATTCTACGGTACAAAACGGTTCAGGCAAAGGTGCAGATTCACTTTGGGGATGGGGAAGTTTTATGAATTTATATTTTAATACAGATAAAATCGAAATTCAGAATCACGCAAAAGGTGGACGAAGCAGCAGAACTTTTATCACAGAAGGACGATGGGATTCAATTATGAAAACAATTAAAAAAGGAGATTATGTGTTAATGCAATTTGGTCATAACGATGGTGGAGAATTGGCAGATACTTTGAGAGCAAGAGGTACGATCAAAGGCATTGGAAATGAATCGAAAGATATTTATAATCCTATTCGTAAAGTAAACGAAACGGTTTATACATACGGATATTATATGAGAAAATATGCCAGTGAAGCAAAAGCAAAAGGAGCAATTCCGATTATTGTTTCGCCTATTCCAAGAAATAAATTTAATGAAAAGGGTAAAATAGAAAAAGATCAATATGGAATTTGGGCACAGGAAGTAGCGAAACAAACCGGAGCTTACTTTATAGATTTAAATGAACTGGTGATTGAAAAATATGAGCAAATGGGACAAGAAAAAGTAAAAGGTTATTTTCCGAAAGACCATACTCATACGAATGAAGCGGGAGCAACTTTGAACGCAGAATTAGTAGCGGAAGGTGTCCGGAATTTAAAGGAATGTGAACTCAAGAATTATTTAAAAAGAAAATAA
- a CDS encoding glycoside hydrolase family 88/105 protein codes for MKKLLTASFFALIIGGMTSCSVQKQTSASKVELPNKKEVLDVSRRANQYFMNKWPDTGKDIVGKKVWPSNLWTRAVYYEGLIALYKVDPKKEYYDYAMSWANNHKWDLMRGTYTRNADHQACGQTYIDLYEIDGKKHPERIKNVKASMDSMIATPKVDDWWWIDALQMSMPIFTKLGRITGEQKYFDKNYEMYAYTKYKHGGNGLYNPVDKIWWRDKSFVPPYKEPNGEDCYWSRGNGWVVAALAKTLDDTPKSDPHYQEYLQDYKDLLAALLPLQREDGFWNVSLHDPNNFGGKEMTGTALFVYGMAYGINNNLIDRDTYLPVLVKAWNAIAKDSVQPNGFLGWVQGTGKEPKDGQPLSVSKEPDFEDYGLGCLLLAGSEVYKLK; via the coding sequence ATGAAAAAACTGTTAACAGCAAGTTTTTTTGCGCTGATCATTGGAGGAATGACTTCCTGTTCAGTACAAAAACAGACTTCTGCAAGTAAGGTAGAACTTCCGAATAAAAAAGAAGTTTTGGATGTTTCAAGAAGAGCCAATCAATATTTTATGAACAAATGGCCCGATACGGGAAAAGATATCGTTGGTAAAAAAGTATGGCCAAGTAATCTTTGGACTCGTGCTGTTTATTATGAAGGATTGATTGCTTTATACAAAGTTGATCCGAAAAAAGAATATTATGATTATGCGATGTCTTGGGCAAATAATCACAAATGGGATCTGATGCGCGGAACATATACTCGAAATGCCGATCATCAGGCTTGCGGACAAACTTATATTGATTTGTATGAAATCGACGGAAAGAAACATCCGGAAAGAATTAAAAATGTAAAAGCCTCGATGGACAGCATGATTGCAACACCAAAAGTAGATGATTGGTGGTGGATTGATGCACTTCAAATGTCGATGCCGATTTTCACGAAATTAGGCAGAATTACAGGAGAACAAAAATACTTTGATAAAAACTACGAAATGTATGCTTACACAAAATATAAGCATGGAGGAAACGGTCTGTACAATCCGGTAGACAAAATTTGGTGGCGTGACAAAAGTTTTGTTCCACCTTACAAAGAACCGAATGGTGAAGATTGCTATTGGAGTAGAGGAAACGGGTGGGTAGTGGCTGCTTTGGCAAAAACACTTGATGATACGCCAAAATCTGACCCTCATTATCAGGAATATTTGCAGGACTATAAAGATTTGTTGGCTGCTTTGCTTCCGCTTCAGAGAGAAGACGGTTTTTGGAATGTGAGTTTGCACGATCCAAACAATTTCGGAGGAAAAGAAATGACCGGAACGGCTTTATTCGTTTACGGAATGGCGTATGGAATAAATAATAACCTCATCGACAGAGATACTTATCTGCCGGTTTTGGTAAAAGCCTGGAATGCCATTGCAAAAGATTCTGTACAACCTAATGGATTTTTGGGTTGGGTACAAGGAACGGGAAAAGAGCCAAAAGACGGTCAACCGCTTTCTGTAAGTAAAGAACCAGATTTTGAAGACTACGGTTTAGGCTGCTTACTGCTTGCAGGAAGCGAAGTGTATAAATTGAAATAA